The sequence CCGGCGGTCGCGTGGCCCGCGAGCGTGCCCTTCCGATGGTCGAGTAACCAGCGAGCAAAGCGAGCGCGCGTATCGAGAGCGTTTGCATCGCAAGTGATCTCGATACGGCGCCTCGCGACGCTCAGTGCCTACTCGATCGGCGAGGCGGACGGCGGGGCTTGCCTACCCATCGGCGGGGGCGGCGCGCAGCCTGCACTCAGACCCGTACGACGATCTTGCCCCGCACATGGCCTGACGCACTGCGTTCATGTGCGGCGGCGGCATCGGTGAGTTCGAACACCTCGGCGATCTCAGGTTTCAGCTTTCCCGCGTCACCGAGTCGGGCCAGCTCGGTGAGATCCGCGACGTCCGGACGCACCCACACGTAGTGTCCGCCGAACTCGTCACGCGCTCGTGCATCGGTGATCGATGCGACGGTCCCGCCCGTGCGCAATACCTGCGGAACCGAGTCGAGAGCCTCACCACCCACATAGTCGAGGACCACATCGACGCCTTCAGGTGCAAGGTCGCGAACGCGGTCGGCGAGTCCTTCGCCGTAGGTCACCGGCTCGGCGCCAAGGCTGCGCAGGTAGTCGTGATTCCCTTCCGAAGCCGTGCCGATCACGCGTGCGCCGATGGACCGTGCGATCTGGACCGCGAACGATCCGACACCGCCCGCGGCGGCCTGTACCAGGACCGTGTGTCCCGACTGAACGCCCGCGCGGTGGTTCGTCTGGTAGCCGGTGAGTCCGGCGAGTGGCACCGCCGCTGCCTCCTCGAACGACCAGGCCGCCGGTTTGCGCGCGAGGGTGCGGACCGGCGCGGCCACGAACTCGGCGAATGTGCCGCCCGCGACCTCACCGCCGACGGCGTCCTTGCGTACATAACCGAAGACCTCGTCTCCGACCTCGAACTCGGGAGTATCCAGGCCCACCTGCTCGACAACACCTGCGACGTCCCAGCCAGGGATCACCGGAAACAGCGTGTCCATGATCGCGTCGAGATAACCCTCGCGGACTTTCCAGTCGACGGGGTTGACGCTCGATGCACGGACACGCACCAGGACTGAGTCCGGCCCCACCTTGGGTGTGGGCAAATCGGTGAGCGCCAAGACGTCGGGACCGCCGAAGCGGGAATAGGTGATTGCTCGCATGTCCGTGTCATACCTCCTGTTGGCGGATCAATTACTGGTCATCACATGGCGACCGGTACAGGCTTCTTCGCTCGAATGAGCTTCTCCCCCATGTCGTAGTCATCGTCCGCGTTGTGCGTCAACACACCGACCGCGGCGCCGTCGGCTTCGTACCAGACGGTGAAGCCGTCACGGCGTTCGACGATCCGGCTGTGGTCGTAACCGTCACCCCACGCGTGATACTTGACGGTCTCGTCACCGATCGTCGTCCAGAATCCGGGGATCTCGGACCATGAGGCGTCGACCCCGGCTGCCCGCATGCCCGCGACGGCGCCCTGGTCGGCGGCGTCTTGCCAGTGCTCGATGGCGATCGGCCGGTCGGCGGTGGTGTTGACGGCCAGAGCCAGATCTCCCGCGGCGTAAACGCCGGGTTGCCGTGTCCTCATCCCCGAGTCGACCGGGATGCGGGACTGCTCCGCCGAAAGCCCAGCGGCCCTGGCAATCTCACCGTTGGGCTCAACGCCCGTCGCCGCGACGACGAGGTCGGTGCGCACGGACACGCCGCTATCGAGCACGACGCTGTCGGGGGTGATTTCCTGTACTTCGTGCCACCGACGAAACGTGCCCCGGACTTCTCCACCAACGACCGCAACCTACGGCCGGCTTCGGCGCCCAGACGCTTGTGCTGAGGGAATTCGTCCCGGGGCCACCAACGTCACCGAAAGCCCTCTCATGGCAAGAGACGCGGCCGCCTCACAGCCGATGAATCCTGCACCGATGACCACCGCCGAATCCGCGTGCTGGGCAGCACCGCGCAGGTGCTCGGCATCTTTCAACGATCGCAGCAACAGAGCGCGCTCACCACCGGGCACAGGTGGTGGCAGCGGACTGGAGCCACACGCCAGGATCAGATCGGTGTACGGGTACCGGTGGCCTGCCGCTGTGACGACCTGTCGGTGAACGTCGACTGTGTCCACCCGGGTGTCTGTCAGCACCTCCAGGTTCCGCTCGGCGAACCACCCAGGACCGTGCATGATGACGTCGTCGGTCTCGCTGCGCAGGAACTCTTTGCTGAGAGGCGGTCGAAAATAGGGCATGTCGACGTCTGCCGTGAGGATCTGCACCGGCAGGTCGTCACATTGTGCACGGAACGCTTCGGCGGCGCCGACCCCCGCCGGCCCTCCGCCGATCACTATCAGCCCGGATTCGGTCATGACGACGCGTGTACCCGTTCTGCCGACTTTCAACACGTCTCGGCACGTTCGCCGTTCCAGCTGTCGGGGCGGGTGCCATCGAGATCGGTGAGTGCGTAGTGGCGGGCCAGATCGGCGGATGTCACCGATTGTTGATTCCATCGATGTCGTGCCGGATCCGCCGCGATCGCCGCCACACCTCGACCCACGAATCTCGGAGATTCAGAGAGACCGAAACCGGCTGGTGCGGAGGGAAATCCATCGACTGAGCCGTCGAGGGCCGCACGCCAGTTGCTTTCCTCGACACCGAAATTCTCCAGCATCATCTCCGATCGAAGCCATCCCGGTGTCACCGCGACCGCGGTCGCGCCGAAGGGCGCGAGCTCGTGTCCCTGTGAGAACGCCAGGCGGTTGACTGCGACTTTCGCAAGGTCGTAGAAGACCGAGATGCGGTAGTGATCCGCGTTGAATTCCGTGGTCCCATCGGTGACTTCGACTACCAGACCACCCGGGCGATCGACGAGAAGTGGCAGCAGGTGGTGCGAAGTGATGAGGTGGGTGTCGATGGCCAACCGAAGGATGCGCAGCCCGGAGTCCAGGTCGTGTTCCCAGATGGGTGTGTTCCACGTGGAGGGTGGGCCTTTCAGCTCCTCTGCGCCCCAGATGTCGTTGACCAGGACGTCGATGTGCCCGTGGTCGCCGCGGATTTGTTCCGCCAACTCCTGAACACGGTCGGGGTCACAGTGATCGACCTGATGAGCGATACCCCTCCCGCCGAGATCTGTCACCAATTCGGCGGTGTCCTCGATACATTCGGGCCGGTGGTAGTCCGACCGGATCGCGGGGTCGCCGTCGCGACTGCTGCGACCGGTGCAGACGACGGTGGCACCGTGCTCGGCCAGCCCCGCTGCGATCCCACGCCCGGCACCGCGGGTAGCGCCCGCCACGACTGCGACACAGTCTCGCAGTCGGCCATGTAGGGACGACCCGGCCATGGCGCGAGTCTGCCAAAGCAGACGCGGCAAGGCAACGGTCGCACAGGGTCAGGCGTGCAACGACGGCCGATAGACGAGCTCTTGGATGCCGCCGTCGAATGTCCGGCTGTCGATCAACTCGAGATCGAAGTCCAGGGAGCCGTGGAACAGCGGGTGGGCGCCGGTCTGTCCGGTGATCACCGGGAAGATCGTCAGCTGGATACGGTCGACGAGGCCGGCGGCCATCAGCGCGCGGTTCATCGAGACGCTACCGTGCGAGCGCAACGGGATCTGCGACTCGTTCTTGAGTTGGTCGACCACGTCGGTGGCGTCACCGGTTGCCAGCGTCGCCGACGGCCACTCGAGGGGCTCGTGCAGCGTGGTCGACACCACCGTCGTCGGCAATCGCCTCATCTGCGCGAGCCAGGCATCACCGGTCTCGTCTGCGTCCGGAGTCGAGCCGCGGAGGCGGTCGAAGTGCGTGAACAGCCGGTAGGTGTTGGCGCCGAAGACCATCCGATACTCGCCGGTGTAGAAGGCACGCCGGTGTTCGAGCCACTCGGTGCTGTACCTACCCCAGTATCCACCCCAGGTGCCGGGTCGCGGGGCGCCGAAGCCGTCGACGGTGGAAAAGATGTCGGCGGTGTACGTGGCGGTCATGATCATCTCCTCGGCGCAGGGGCGGGTATCTCGGACGGTAGACCGCCGGGAGCGGGAAAAGTCATCGCCCGGGACTCCACTGCTCAGATGGACGCGTGTTCGAGCGACGGATCGGAGCAGTCACGCGTGTAGTGCCGACGTCATCAGCGGTGAACGGGTCTCACGATCCGATGACCCGTGTTTCCGGCACCTCTTCGTCGGCGCGGAACGAGTGGATCCAGTCCAGATGCCGGTCGAAGGCGTCGGCATCGGCCAGCCGCGCATTCCGTTCCTGTGCTCGCTTTCCGTCGGGCAGGTGGAGCACCTCGCCGGTGGTGACAGCCGCGTCGGTGACCTTGCGCGTGCGGTAACGGCGCCGTTGCTCGTATTCGGTACGGGCGCGATCCCAATCCGTGGTTTCGGAGAGCAGGTCAGAGAGGACGATCGCATCCTCGATCGATTGATTCGCACCTTGACCGTGATGCGGAACGGTGGCATGCGCGGCGTCGCCGAGCAGCGTCACCCTCCCGTCCGACCAATGTGTGAGTGGTGGACGATAGACCAGAGCCCACTGCTCGCGGACCGGCACCGCCGAGATCATCTCGACCACGGCGGGTGCCCAGTGGGCGAATGGCTCGATGTGTCTGCCGTCTTGCGCGGGGACCACCCATTCCTTCTCCGCCCACGGCATGGACTCGCGTTTGACGAGGAAGAAGTTCTGGTCGCCGTTCCCGATCGGATAGTGCAATAGGTGTCCTCCCGGACCCATCCAGAACTGGATGGCTCCCGGATCGGGCAGGCTCGGCATGAGTTCGGGGGCGACGATGCCGCGCGCGGCGGTGCACCCGGAGTAGCGCGCATCGTCGTACCCGAGCAGGAGGCGACGTGTGAGCGACTTGGCGCCGTCCGCGCCGATGACAAGGTCGGCTTCGGCGTCGTCGCCGTCCTCGAAGGTGAGGCGCGCCGCAGTGCCCGTGTCATCGATACCGGTCAACCGTTTGCTCAGGTGGAGACTTGTGGTGTCGAGGGCTCCGAAGAGAACGGCCTGCAGATCGGCGCGATGGATGCCGGCGTACGGCGCCCCGTAGCGGCGTCGGTACTCGTCCCGCGACGACAGCCGGGCGATCTGCTCGCCGGTGAGCCCGTCACGGAAGATCAGTCCGTCGACCTCTGCCCACTTCTCCCCCAGTTGTTCGGCCATTCCGAAGCGGCCCTCGTAGAACCGGGTGGCATTGGCCGACAGGGCGACGGCCGCCCCGACCTCTCGCAGTACCGAGGTCTGTTCGTAGATCTGGACGTCCATGCCCTTGCGCTGCAGGTCTATCGCAAGGGTCAGGCCGCCGATACCCGCGCCGACGACGGCGATGCGCTTGGACATGAGATGGCTCCTTCTCTCTCGATCGACCTGAGCGTATTCGTGAGCCGCAGCTCAAAGCTCTGGACAGACGTGCAAATGTGGGATCGTTGATTCCGACAGAATGTTCAAGTCGTAGGGAGAGGCTGATGACGACGGCCGCCGGATTGGATGACGCACTCCAAGACCTTTCCGAGGCCGCCGGACTCCGTCTGACGGTGCTGGACTGGACCATGGCGGTGGTCAGCTACTCGATCCATGAGACCGATGACGACCGGCACCGGTTGTCGCTGCTGCTGGCCCATTCGGGCGGGTGGGATCCACCGGCGCTCACGTCGCAGGACCACATCATCGAAGAGTTGCCTCAGGTAGGGCGGTGTCTGCTGATCCCGTTGACCGATCATCGACGGCGCGTGGGATATCTGCTGACCGTGGTCGGTGGCGCAGCCGTTCCCCCTGCAGCACTCTCGACCTTGCTGCAGGGGCGGCCGGTCTCGGTGTCCTGCTCTCATTGCGGCTCCTGTATGAGGAGCACGATCGATCCCGGGCCCGTGAACTGCTGATCCGAGCGGTCGGCCCTGACGCAGTGCAGCGACGCGCCGCTGCGGAGGCCTTGATCGCCGAGCGGCACATCGGGGGACATCGCAATATGCCGCGGTCGCGATCGAGGGCGACCCGCGTCCCGGCCGTTCGCCGGACAGCTCTGCGCTTGCCGTGTGGACGACATTGGATTTCGTGGCGCGGTCGTCAACCGCTTCGGTGGTCGGCTCCACCCTCGACGACGGGACCGGAGTGCTGATCTTTCCGCGGCCTGTGGTCAGGGATCGACTTGCGCGCATCCTCGCCGATCTGGAGAGGGGCGAGGTGCGGGCCGGGATCGGGCCGGTGGTCCACCGTCTCGAAGATGTGCATCGATCGCTGACATTGGCACGCAGAGCGCTTCGGGCGACGTGGTTGGCACCGGCGGATCATGGGCGCGCGACGGACTGGGACGACACCGGTCTGGACGGGGTACTCGCCCTGCTGCCGATCGAGCAGATGGCCGTCGACGATCTTCCGCGATCAGTGAGAAGGCTTCTGGCAGCTGGACTTTCGCAGGAGATCGTCACGACGTTGCAGGCCTACCTGGACTGTGGTGGCGATGCTCAGCGCACGGCCCGCACGCTCAACATTCACCGGTCGACGCTGTACTACAGATTGGGGAGGATTCGTTCCGCGCTGGATGCCGATCTGGGCGACGGCCGGCTTCGGACCGAGCTGCACGTGGGGTTGCGGCTGCATGACATGCGAAAGGCCGGCTCCGCATCAACCATTGGCCCGGTGTCGATTCCACTCGATCCAGCCGACCCCTTCGGTTCCGGAGTCGGTGCGCAGGCGTCCCCAGGCGCGCGGGAAGAGCGAGACCGCACCATCGGGTGACGTCAGGCGCAACGGCCCGTGCCCCAATGGCTCGAACTCGATGCGCCTGTCCGGCGGATCGATGTGCAGGGATGTGTGTTCCGGGAGACCGTTGTCGGCGAAGGACTCGTCGGATCGGTGGACCTGTAGCTCGGTGATCGGCATGTCGGGCGATTGGATGTACCCGATGCTCATCGCGGGCATATCGGGAATCCGCAGGTCGAGCCCGTGCAGGTGCGAACCATCGCTGAAATGACCGGTGGTCCATACCCAGTCCATCGACCACCAGTCACGGACACCCCACGAATGGTCGCGCTGTCCGGCGGTGTCGATGGAGAGCTCGATCGGTTCGGCTCCCACGCCCTCGACACGCACTGTGCCGACCACGCGGCAGGGAATCTCGTACCGCGGGGTGACGCGGTACTGGTACCCCGTCCCGTCCGTGGTCCAGGTCAAATTCATGGAGACCGCCACGTCGGCGCCAGAAGGACTGCCCGACAACAGATCGGCTGGATCCTCGACAGCGATCCCTGTGCCGTCGAGACGAATCCTGGCCTCGTGCAGGGGATTGACGATCTCCTGGTCGGCGACGAAGCGCCTACTCTCGATGCGGGACCCGGGCGGCACCGGCAACTCGTAGTCGACGACTGCGATCGTGGGAATGCTCGGTCCGCAGATCATCGCGGTGTACCAGGCCGTTCCCGCGTTGGGAGTCAGGCCCAGCCGGATGTACCCGCCTATCCCCTGCTCGACGTCGGCGAAATCGAAGTACCAGCTCTCGTTCCACAGATCCTCCGGCCCCGGCTCGTGACGATCCTCGTCGTCGGCCCGGGGTTGCAGCGGCTCGGCCTCGACGGGCTCAGGGAGTACAGCGACGGCGTCCAGATCGAGAGCGAGTGTGCACGCGCGAGCGAACATCGTCATGAACATGGTGTCGCCGCGCTCGGTCTGCTGTACGAGCATCGACGACACGATGCTCATGAGGACACCGAAGAAGCTCTGTGACCGGACCGCCTCCCACAGTGACGCGATGTCACCGGGCCACGCCCCCTCCAACGCGTCGTGGTAGGCACGAACCAGCTGTTCCCCCTCCGCGCGGCGCACGTCGGTGGGCACGGAGAGCCCGAGGAAGTACGCGAGATCCATGGCCGCCGGACCCCAGGTGACGGTCTGCCAGTCGACCACCGTGACCGACCCGGACCGCTCATCGAAGAGCATGTTGTCCAACCGGAAATCGCCGTGGACCAATCCCTGGACGTCCAAGCCGGCCTGGTGGGCGACATACCCGTCGAAACCGGCGACGAATCTGTCGGCCAGGTCACGATGTGCCGGGTCGAGTTGCTCGCCGTATCGCTGCACGAACGCGTTGTAGAGGCCCTCGAACAGTCCTTGGTCTATCGGCGAGTCCCGCTGTAGCCAGTCCGCGGACTCGACGGCGGAATGCCCGAGACACGGACGATGGATCCGCGCGAGCGCGGTGACCGCGTTGATCGCGTCGGACAGTGTCGCACCCGCGATGTCATCTGCGCCCGACGAGTTCCCGGCATCGGCGAGGAGAAGGCAGAACCGGCCGTCGGGTTCGATACTCGCGTGGTAGCAGTGGGCGATCGACGGGTCGTCGACGAGCGGTGCGACATCCTGGTAGAACCGGACCTCGCGCTCGTAGAGGCCGAGTGACGCACCGGTCGAGCGGCTGCCCTCGTCGGACGACGCGACTTTGAGGATGACCGATCGCGGTCCGTCGCCGGAGCCGTACGTGAGGGTGACGCGATGGCTGTCACTCATCTGCCCGGTACCGATGCGATCGATCGAGAAGTGGGTGATGGGGCCGGCGCCGAGCTTTGCGCTCAGCCATTCGGCTGTCACATCGTCGGTGGCGCACACTTGGTGGTCTGTCTGACTCATAGCGGAAGGCTACGAGAAGATGCGGTGATCAGATGCCGGATCCGATGACATTGGTGGTGGCGCGATCTCGTACCTGGAATGGGTTGACAGCTGCGAGGTGGGCGCCGCTGCTGGGGTGGACATCGCGGAGCCATCGGACGAATCATCGTAGGCGTCCGAGCCGACACCCGCGACACGCTGGAACGCGGCCTGACAGCACTCATGAGGTGCGACCATATGCGTGCCGACCGATGGCGACCGTCCGTTGAACGCGACGAGTCGCCGAGCTGGGACTACACGAGGAGATGTATTGATGGGTGAGCAGAGAATTCTGGTCGATGTCGACGACGCGGGTGTCGCGACGGTGACGTTGAACCGCGGCGAGAAGCACAACGCCCTGGATCGCGCGATGTTCGACGCGATCCTGGACGTGACACGCACGCTCGCGGACGACCGGCGGGTCCGGGCGGTCGTCGTCCACGGCGCCGGCAAGAGTTTCTGCTCAGGACTGGACATCTCGTCCCTGGGACAAGGCGGCGGGGCCGCTTCCCTGGTGACCCGGAGGGATGACAACCCGGCCAATGATGCTCAGCGCGTATCGACGGACTGGGCCCGGGTGCCCGCACCGGTGATCGCGGCGATCACCGGGAACTGCTTCGGTGGCGGACTGCAGATCGCACTCGGCGCCGACATTCGTTACGTGACGCCGGATGCTCGTGTGTCGATCATGGAGGTCAAATGGGGGTTGGTGCCGGACATGGGGATCACCCAGACACTCCCCCGCCTCGTAGCTGCCGATGTCGCAAAGGAACTCACCTTCACCGGCCGGATCGTCTCCGGTACGGAGGCCCATGCGCTCGGGCTCATGACCCGGGTGTTCGACGACCCTCTGGCGGCGGCTCTTGACCTCGCGCACGAGATAGCCGGCAAGTCGCCGCATGCTGTGCGTGCGGCCAAGCGCCTGTACGAGGAGACGTGGACGGGCGTCGAGGCCGAAGCGGCGTTGATGCTCGAGAGTGAGCTGCAGGTCGGTCTGATGGGTTCGCCCAACCAGCTCGAAGCCGTATCCGCCGGAATGGAGCGGCGCGAGCCCGACTTCAGCGATCCGTCCTGACCTGACTGCGGCCATCGGGAACGTCGAACGCGATTGTCGCCGAACGTCTGACGAGGAGGACAACCATGGCAATCAAGCGGCTCGATCACACGAGCATCGTGGTCGACGATCTCGAGGCCGCGATCGCGTTCTTCGTGGCGCTCGGCATGGAACTGGAAGGTCGCGCGCCCATCGAGGGAGCCTGGGTGGACCGCGTCAACGCGCTCGACACCGTCCGAGTCGACATCGCGATGCTGCAGACTGCGGACCGGCTCGGACGGCTCGAGCTCACCGAGTTCCGTTCCCCGGCGGTCACCCGCGCCGAACCTGAGAACGCGCTCGGCAACACCCTAGGTCTCCGAAGCATCATGTTCACCGTCGACGACGTCGACGCGACCCTTTCCGCATTGAGGATGCATGGCGCCGAACTCATCGGTTCGGTCGAGCAGTATCAGGACGTCTACCGGCTCTGCTACGTACGTGGACCGGCCGGCATCATCGTCGCCCTGGCTGAGGAACTCACCTGATCTCTCCGTCAGCCGGCGGGCACCGGGTGGTCGAAGACGTGGACCCCGAGCGTGTACTACGCGTTCGCGGTGGTGATCGCACGTAGTATCGGCCGTGCGGCCGCCCCCTGCCGTGGGTGCCGGTCCGGGCAGGCGGCCGGTGATGTCGCGCGGGATCGAGGAGGTGGCGCCGGTGTCGTTGTCAGATCGCATCGACAACTTCCAGCGCCGCTACCCCAAGAGCGGTTTTCCGCTCGCCGTCGCGTACAAGTACTTCGATGATCAGGGCGGCTACCTCGCCGCACTCATCACCTACTACGGATTCATCTCGCTGTTCCCGTTGCTGCTGGTCTCCACCGCCGTGCTGGGCTTTGTCCTCGACGACAACCCAGATCTCCAGGAACGCATTGTCGATTCGGCTCTGTCCCAG is a genomic window of Gordonia sp. SID5947 containing:
- a CDS encoding NADP-dependent oxidoreductase; amino-acid sequence: MRAITYSRFGGPDVLALTDLPTPKVGPDSVLVRVRASSVNPVDWKVREGYLDAIMDTLFPVIPGWDVAGVVEQVGLDTPEFEVGDEVFGYVRKDAVGGEVAGGTFAEFVAAPVRTLARKPAAWSFEEAAAVPLAGLTGYQTNHRAGVQSGHTVLVQAAAGGVGSFAVQIARSIGARVIGTASEGNHDYLRSLGAEPVTYGEGLADRVRDLAPEGVDVVLDYVGGEALDSVPQVLRTGGTVASITDARARDEFGGHYVWVRPDVADLTELARLGDAGKLKPEIAEVFELTDAAAAHERSASGHVRGKIVVRV
- a CDS encoding SDR family oxidoreductase → MAGSSLHGRLRDCVAVVAGATRGAGRGIAAGLAEHGATVVCTGRSSRDGDPAIRSDYHRPECIEDTAELVTDLGGRGIAHQVDHCDPDRVQELAEQIRGDHGHIDVLVNDIWGAEELKGPPSTWNTPIWEHDLDSGLRILRLAIDTHLITSHHLLPLLVDRPGGLVVEVTDGTTEFNADHYRISVFYDLAKVAVNRLAFSQGHELAPFGATAVAVTPGWLRSEMMLENFGVEESNWRAALDGSVDGFPSAPAGFGLSESPRFVGRGVAAIAADPARHRWNQQSVTSADLARHYALTDLDGTRPDSWNGERAETC
- a CDS encoding dihydrofolate reductase family protein encodes the protein MTATYTADIFSTVDGFGAPRPGTWGGYWGRYSTEWLEHRRAFYTGEYRMVFGANTYRLFTHFDRLRGSTPDADETGDAWLAQMRRLPTTVVSTTLHEPLEWPSATLATGDATDVVDQLKNESQIPLRSHGSVSMNRALMAAGLVDRIQLTIFPVITGQTGAHPLFHGSLDFDLELIDSRTFDGGIQELVYRPSLHA
- a CDS encoding FAD-dependent monooxygenase, whose amino-acid sequence is MSKRIAVVGAGIGGLTLAIDLQRKGMDVQIYEQTSVLREVGAAVALSANATRFYEGRFGMAEQLGEKWAEVDGLIFRDGLTGEQIARLSSRDEYRRRYGAPYAGIHRADLQAVLFGALDTTSLHLSKRLTGIDDTGTAARLTFEDGDDAEADLVIGADGAKSLTRRLLLGYDDARYSGCTAARGIVAPELMPSLPDPGAIQFWMGPGGHLLHYPIGNGDQNFFLVKRESMPWAEKEWVVPAQDGRHIEPFAHWAPAVVEMISAVPVREQWALVYRPPLTHWSDGRVTLLGDAAHATVPHHGQGANQSIEDAIVLSDLLSETTDWDRARTEYEQRRRYRTRKVTDAAVTTGEVLHLPDGKRAQERNARLADADAFDRHLDWIHSFRADEEVPETRVIGS
- a CDS encoding helix-turn-helix domain-containing protein, translated to MAVDDLPRSVRRLLAAGLSQEIVTTLQAYLDCGGDAQRTARTLNIHRSTLYYRLGRIRSALDADLGDGRLRTELHVGLRLHDMRKAGSASTIGPVSIPLDPADPFGSGVGAQASPGAREERDRTIG
- a CDS encoding phosphotransferase, which translates into the protein MSQTDHQVCATDDVTAEWLSAKLGAGPITHFSIDRIGTGQMSDSHRVTLTYGSGDGPRSVILKVASSDEGSRSTGASLGLYEREVRFYQDVAPLVDDPSIAHCYHASIEPDGRFCLLLADAGNSSGADDIAGATLSDAINAVTALARIHRPCLGHSAVESADWLQRDSPIDQGLFEGLYNAFVQRYGEQLDPAHRDLADRFVAGFDGYVAHQAGLDVQGLVHGDFRLDNMLFDERSGSVTVVDWQTVTWGPAAMDLAYFLGLSVPTDVRRAEGEQLVRAYHDALEGAWPGDIASLWEAVRSQSFFGVLMSIVSSMLVQQTERGDTMFMTMFARACTLALDLDAVAVLPEPVEAEPLQPRADDEDRHEPGPEDLWNESWYFDFADVEQGIGGYIRLGLTPNAGTAWYTAMICGPSIPTIAVVDYELPVPPGSRIESRRFVADQEIVNPLHEARIRLDGTGIAVEDPADLLSGSPSGADVAVSMNLTWTTDGTGYQYRVTPRYEIPCRVVGTVRVEGVGAEPIELSIDTAGQRDHSWGVRDWWSMDWVWTTGHFSDGSHLHGLDLRIPDMPAMSIGYIQSPDMPITELQVHRSDESFADNGLPEHTSLHIDPPDRRIEFEPLGHGPLRLTSPDGAVSLFPRAWGRLRTDSGTEGVGWIEWNRHRANG
- a CDS encoding crotonase/enoyl-CoA hydratase family protein, which translates into the protein MGEQRILVDVDDAGVATVTLNRGEKHNALDRAMFDAILDVTRTLADDRRVRAVVVHGAGKSFCSGLDISSLGQGGGAASLVTRRDDNPANDAQRVSTDWARVPAPVIAAITGNCFGGGLQIALGADIRYVTPDARVSIMEVKWGLVPDMGITQTLPRLVAADVAKELTFTGRIVSGTEAHALGLMTRVFDDPLAAALDLAHEIAGKSPHAVRAAKRLYEETWTGVEAEAALMLESELQVGLMGSPNQLEAVSAGMERREPDFSDPS
- a CDS encoding VOC family protein, translated to MAIKRLDHTSIVVDDLEAAIAFFVALGMELEGRAPIEGAWVDRVNALDTVRVDIAMLQTADRLGRLELTEFRSPAVTRAEPENALGNTLGLRSIMFTVDDVDATLSALRMHGAELIGSVEQYQDVYRLCYVRGPAGIIVALAEELT